The window AACCGAATCAAGTGTCATAAAAATAATCAGATGATTTAAGAACTAGTCAACGATTCCCAACCCTAAATCTGAATATACTATACTCTCATTAAACACTACAGCACATACAGCCATTAACTTAACCTATTAACATTACTCTGATCCACAGAAAACACTCCCAGCGCTTGTACAAATGAGTGCCATGACTGGAAGGAGAAACCCTTGAGAAATTCCGATCAATAATCTAGTGATGGATAAAAGCATGACAAAAAAAGCAAGCAAAAAAACACCACAGAATAACAAGATCATATTTGCATTCAGTAAATACAAGAGATGCCGTTACAGTGTAAGAACTGAGCTATGATGACCACAGTTTGAATTTCTCAGGTGTTGAGATGCATGGAAAAGATGTCAGACTACTTCTGCGCTGGCACactaaaggaaaaaaaatatatgattcACAAGTGAATCCCCATTGTGATCAGAAACCATTCAAGAGATACTTAAAAGAAGCATTACGCATTTTTCTTGTTCTTCAGCCCATTGTTTGTAAGCAGACTGTCTGTGGCAAAAAGTGcaggaataaaatgaaaagagcAGCCACGTCTGAGTGTCCCAGCTAACTGCTCATTTCTAATTAGTCTGAAACAAGAAGCATGGCCTCTCAGTTCTGAGGAAATTCTTGatccatttaatttcaacatctCTTGTTCTCCAATTTTGAAGATTATTACTCACTTATTCTGGGCATAACTAAGCAAGTCCGTTACATATGTTAAGTACATCACACTCAGGGAATAAAACGGTCATGGTCAACCTTGCAGCCCAGCCCAACAAAGTTGCCGATTTTCCCCGGATCCCATGGTGGCGCTGCGGCAGCTCAGTTATTCTGACAGCAGGCGCCCTGCTTGCCCGAATTCTGTGTGGGCTGCACGGTAATGGGAACCACTTTTGAGCTGGGGGAGAAGCCGTCATCACCACGCCCTGACATCTGCCTCTGGGACACGATACGGTAGAtttctgtgtgagagagaggcaGGATTCAAAGATCTGCATGATGGATAGTTGCCTGATAAACGTGATCTTTCAGGTGTGTTACTGACAGTGCAACAACTTCAGCTACGGTTCATTATGACGCATAGAAATGAACAGTGTAACACGGTGTGGCTGAAGTATTTCCCAGGCCAAacaaaaaactgcaaaaaagcAAACCACTATTTCTGCATGGCAAACCTTCGAAGTTTGACCTCAAAACAcagtttcattcattcacaggAAAAGCAGAGGATATCTGTGGCGTGGAGTTTGACGCCATCTAGAGGTTATACTTAACATAGAAATACACCCTGGAATCTCACAAAACTGTCAAGACATGTCTTATGTaaaatagatatatatattttccttgaaaagaaaagaaaaaagtatcctGTTGTTTAGGTCACTTTTAATTAAGCAGATTCTCCCAACCCCAAACTCTCATTACTGTAATctgacaaaataattattttattaaaattatttttaaagtaactatttttatgctttatttttgagtgatttttttttactgtattacaaCAAGTGAGAATTGGATTTTtcacattacagttttttcacatatttaaaaaaaaaaaaactaatttgcaTGATTTTAGTAAATTATATGACAATTTTGATTTCTGGATGAACTTTATGATTCTGATTGCCTTTTTTTTCATTAGTAATTTCAAGATTTCAAGGGTAAAAACACTATATTCTGTTCTTTACCCTTATATGTCTGTTCTGttataaatcataaattaataatatatatataacaaaaaacaacaacaacaattttgATTAGATTTTGGAAAGCATTCAATTTCAATCACTTATACCACAAATGGTACATTTTAACTTTGTAACAGTGGGAAACAAATCATGTGCCTAAGCCTTTATTTTGCTGAtgcatatattgtatattttatgcatattttattatacataaaatagcATACATTTAGAATGTATAAGTTGAGCAGAATTGAATGTCAGAAACGTccagttaataaaaaaaaactagatcacatttctctctaaaattaaaaattcacaacgtttgaaaatgtttttttatatactaaATTAATATACTAAATTATGCATACATACTTTGCCATTTAAATACTATTCTTgccattacagtaatgagaatgagaatgttcttaattaaaaaatgactggttcatgttcttcagagttttcatgagattcacctCCAAAAGCTTTGTGATATTCACCCTTCTAAATGATTTGCTCAGGACTGACCTGTAAGAATGGTCTGAAAGGCAAGTTCGACATTAGAAGAGTCCAGCGCTGAGGTCTCCAGGAAAGAAAGTCCATGCTTCTCTGtaagacacacacaaaaatataaaagactttttaaataaatatagcttCCCAAATACATTAtcataaacaaaacacagaccAGCTAGCAAACACTATTTCTGAGATAAACAAGTAGTATGCACTATAAACAAAAAATCATTACTGCATTCAGTACTCAAGATAACTGAGAAAAAGGTTAACAGCAGGTATCACAAACCACAGCACCAGAAACACCTGTCATGGTGTATTAAAGGCAAAGTATATCTTGAATGCACTGTAATTCACTTAGGATTAAAATATTGGTCAAATGTAAAGTAAATACAACAGCATCATGGTATGAAGCTACATTTGCCAATTACCACCCTAACACAACAATGGAGATAGCAAAATAAGCAGACAGCATTGTGACTTTGTTAAATGGAATGCATTACACATGAATAATGCTAAATCAACACTGCCTAAAATAGTTGCCACATCATTTTATTACCAGTACTGCTTTAAAAGGTTACAATGTAGTGCTCAACTTCTCAGAGCCCAGAGAAATGAACATATAAATTGATTAATTCCTGACCATGTGACTAAAAATCAGAGACATTcaaactgaccaatcagcaACAAGACCTGAAATGTAAACAACTCAGCCAACAGACCTTGAACACTATCAGCACCATCTGAGAACCTATGAAGTTATTCCAAATGACCTTTGGCGGTTTAACAATTATTTAACGAACTCTCAACTTTAAAAGTATTCTGACTCCTTTATATAAACCTGggtaaattatatgaacaaGACCAGTGTTTTCAGGTGCCATTCAATACATTTGATTTGCCAGAAAAACATTACGTATAGAAAGTCTTGAATAATTAGAGTTCAAACTAGCTAATAAAGTCCTCACAACACTAACCTGCAAATGCTTTGGCTTCATCCATAGGAACGGCCCTCAGATGGCGCAGGTCACTTTTGTTCCCTACTAACATGATGACAATATTGCTATCAGCATGATCCTGCAGCTCTTTCAGCCAGCGCTCGGCGTTCTCATAGGTCAGATGCTTGGCAATGTCATACACCAGCAGGGCTCCAACAGCACCTCTGTAATacctgtgaacacacacacagacgtttGAAAGATGCATTCATTATTCAGAAATTAAAGACACACAAATAACACATTTATTCCACAATCTAAGGTGCCCAATAATAGTGTGATTACCAAGGAGCATTTGGCTGGTCGTGTGAAAGAAAACTACTGTTATTAAAGTCGGTATCTTATCTGAGTGTACATCATTAGGGGCCAAACggtgtgtttttattattattcaaatactTCCCACTTGATGGGAGTCTACATCCTCCCATTGTACTATACAGTAAAAAGGCAAGCTCAAATGATTAGAAATCTGGCACAATTATCCAccttacatttttaacataagAGCAGGCACAGCCATTTTTAACTTGAATGTGCGAGGTTTACGGTGTCAGTATCGTCCAGTAATTTTAACTATGCAAAACCAatctatattattttaatttattatcataattataaaagcaaatggttttaaaatgtacttcactttgttattcttctaggtacttcacatatttatttacatgcatgtatttatttatatattgttattattattttaataaaatataacatttaaaactttttacacATATCTAGTCAGGGACAGAGAGTGCAAGCATGTGCATCTAAcataattctgtatttttagctaagaatgaatgaatatttctATTCTGGTTAATGAACAGTACTTTTTGTTAACTGATTATCATAtgtctttgaaaaaaaataataaaaaaaaaaacttactatTTTAACTATTTTGGCTTTGTTTAAAGTATTTTGAGAGTATTGTATTGTAAGAACTATTTTGGCTTTGTTTAAAGTATTGTGTGAGTATTGTATTGTAAGATCAATATCATCTATCGAGTCATGACGAAAGTGTATTTTTTACATGCCTAATATGTTTTTAACCAATAGGCCTAGAAactaaattttgtttaaaatgagcattaacttaaaatgattctgataatatattttttcccaagcacattttaaatattccataccacatcaatcttaataattgtacctgtaaaagaaaacctgcttaATAATTATGCATATCTGAATATAAGccattttttttacttccagTTCTTGTTAACAACTATAGTATAAATGACtatatacaaaattaaaagTAGCTAAGAttgactgactgattgattgatttgaaATTGTTGAAAtgtgcttgaaaaaaaaaaaaaaaaaaaaatacaagaataCCGTTATGCCTATAATAATTATGCATGCActgtagtttttatatttattatactatattttattaatataatttaattaattttttattttataattacatttttttttaaattggtgcACAAAACAATTGGACTTCTTAAATTAGTTGATGTCTTAATAGAGTCTTTGAAGACACTTACGCTGATGTGATGGCCCTGTATCTCTCCTGTCCAGCCGTATCCCAGATCTGGGCCTTGACGGTCTTGCCCTCCACATGGATACTGCGTGTAGCAAACTCCACCCCAATGGTGCTCTTGCTCTCCAGGTTGAACTCATTGCGGGTGAAGCGAGAGAGCAGGTTACTCTTGCCCACACCCGAGTCGCCGATCAGAACCACTGCGGATGAAGAGGACACGGGTGCGTGAGATCAACCGGCTCTAATTTATGGTGCTTTTAAACGCTATTGTGTTTGCTATTGTCCCTGGAGACACAGATGACACAGAGCACTTTCAAGCAGATTGCGCTTGCAGGAACCGGCCCCCCTTCACCACACAACAGCAATTAGATTtgaatatttcacacacaaagGGTGCGTTTCCACAAAGCTTTTGACAATGAATGAAAAGGGCATGACTGAAGAGCAACTCCCTTTTTCACCCACACAGGTAGACTTACGAAATACTGGGAACGTCTGTGTCTCCCGCTGACAGAGGCAAACATTAAACAGATATTACTGagaaattacatttacagttacactaccgttcaggtagtttagggtcagtatttttttttaaagaaattaatacttttattcggCAAGGATGTAATaatctaatctttttg is drawn from Onychostoma macrolepis isolate SWU-2019 chromosome 16, ASM1243209v1, whole genome shotgun sequence and contains these coding sequences:
- the rab11al gene encoding RAB11a, member RAS oncogene family, like; its protein translation is MTGREDEYDYLFKVVLIGDSGVGKSNLLSRFTRNEFNLESKSTIGVEFATRSIHVEGKTVKAQIWDTAGQERYRAITSAYYRGAVGALLVYDIAKHLTYENAERWLKELQDHADSNIVIMLVGNKSDLRHLRAVPMDEAKAFAEKHGLSFLETSALDSSNVELAFQTILTEIYRIVSQRQMSGRGDDGFSPSSKVVPITVQPTQNSGKQGACCQNN